In a single window of the Nicotiana tomentosiformis chromosome 10, ASM39032v3, whole genome shotgun sequence genome:
- the LOC138899892 gene encoding uncharacterized protein produces the protein MITAPVVAPAIQPPRDRGQVCKGHPRGGGQSSGGQSSGAPARFYAFPVRPDTVVSDTVITYIISVCGRDASVLFDQGSTYSYVSYMLSHFLGVPHESLGTPFYVSTPVGDSVVLDRIHRSCIVTFCGYKTRADLLLLDIEIILVMDWLSPYHAILDCHSKTVTLTMPELPRFE, from the coding sequence atgattacagcaccagttgtCGCACCAGCCATCCAGCCACCCAGAGACAGAGGGCAAGTGTGTaagggtcatcctagaggtggaggccagtcaagtGGGGGCCAGTCaagtggcgctccagctaggttctatgcttttccagtcAGACCAGATACAGTAGTCTCAGATACTGTGATCACatatattatttctgtctgcggtagagaTGCTTCGGTTCTTTTTGATCAagggtctacgtattcatatgtttcatatATGCTTTCTCATTTTCTAGGTGTTcctcatgagtccttgggtactcctttttatgtgtccactccagtgggtgattctgttgttctGGATCGTATCCATCGGTCCTGTATTGTGACTTTCTGTGGGTATAAGACCAGAGCGGATCTTCTATTGCTTGATATTGAGATCATCCTggtcatggactggttgtctccatatcatgccatccttgattgccattccaagactgttaccttgacgatgccagagttgcctagatttgAGTGA